From Chryseobacterium joostei, the proteins below share one genomic window:
- a CDS encoding PRTRC system protein E, whose protein sequence is MEATNFFRQIAKMEMNSKLMLTITKATENIIIVSILIENDSCGDKAKNLIPPFNLKGTPQELDEGFFAHIKKPVQTASGLLSNMEHFMKQVELAQANSAMEKQNSNKEQKDKDNRNKKYNEAMLKADAFEKEGKYKDAWTALPKVGDYPEHSEVIKNKQEIYERQFAPSLFSDTGKETVEITHENNP, encoded by the coding sequence ATGGAAGCAACTAATTTTTTCAGACAGATTGCGAAAATGGAAATGAACAGCAAATTGATGCTAACAATTACCAAAGCAACAGAAAATATAATTATCGTTTCGATATTGATCGAAAATGACAGTTGTGGGGACAAGGCTAAAAACCTGATTCCTCCCTTTAACCTGAAAGGTACGCCCCAAGAACTTGACGAGGGATTTTTTGCCCACATCAAAAAGCCTGTTCAGACAGCTTCTGGTCTGCTGTCCAATATGGAACATTTTATGAAACAGGTAGAACTTGCTCAGGCAAATTCTGCGATGGAAAAACAAAACTCCAATAAGGAACAAAAGGACAAAGACAACAGAAACAAGAAATATAATGAAGCCATGCTAAAAGCGGATGCCTTTGAAAAGGAGGGAAAATACAAAGATGCTTGGACGGCACTCCCAAAAGTCGGGGATTATCCTGAACATTCCGAAGTTATCAAAAACAAACAGGAAATCTATGAAAGACAGTTTGCCCCTAGCCTATTTTCAGATACAGGAAAAGAAACAGTCGAAATAACTCACGAGAATAACCCTTAA
- a CDS encoding toll/interleukin-1 receptor domain-containing protein, with protein sequence MSKKVFISYAWGNSEHQQWIVDLATRLMNDSVDVVLDRWSLQDGHDIHSFMETMVKAKDIFRVLIVSDKTYTEKSNDRAGGVGTETQIITPNIYSKQEQVKFIPLVRERDEDGHAFLPVYLQSRKYIDFSREEDFENSYEELLRNILETPSLPKPKLGIKAPSYITDSVVNLAETHNKLKTINNQINKNGKVAYRELKSFIEIFQDKLWDFELVNTPTDIIGYGEKLYDTLKSYKPLKEDFVQFIEILASNELDNSDELLIEFFETAPFYDSPREHEGSWSPARFDIFKVIFHELFLYAIAAALKNKNYKLVADLLHTKYYKKEKYARKTEASKFTFIGGYHEYLEQYFSREHKKITGFGEYIIMNLCENFKKTDLILADMVCYFVSYLKIVDYETWFPYTYIYGESQPINFFAKMTSKKHFDNVKEIFDIKGAIELKNILTTYKSENNDHIRYGGNGYSKVPSIHELVNPDTIASER encoded by the coding sequence ATGAGTAAAAAAGTATTTATTTCCTATGCATGGGGTAATAGTGAGCATCAACAATGGATAGTTGATCTTGCAACAAGACTAATGAACGACAGCGTTGACGTTGTGTTGGATAGGTGGTCACTTCAAGATGGTCATGATATCCATAGTTTCATGGAAACTATGGTTAAGGCAAAAGATATTTTTCGGGTACTTATAGTTTCTGATAAAACGTATACGGAAAAATCTAATGATCGAGCTGGGGGTGTGGGAACCGAAACCCAGATTATTACGCCAAATATCTATTCGAAGCAAGAGCAAGTCAAATTCATTCCACTCGTAAGAGAGAGGGATGAGGATGGACATGCATTTCTTCCTGTGTATTTACAAAGCAGAAAATATATCGATTTTTCAAGGGAAGAGGATTTTGAAAATAGTTATGAGGAATTATTAAGAAATATTCTTGAAACCCCATCGCTTCCTAAACCTAAATTAGGAATAAAAGCGCCCAGCTATATTACCGATTCAGTTGTAAATCTTGCTGAAACCCACAATAAATTAAAGACAATAAATAACCAGATCAATAAGAATGGAAAGGTTGCATATAGGGAATTGAAAAGTTTTATTGAGATCTTTCAGGATAAACTTTGGGATTTTGAGCTTGTCAATACGCCAACTGATATAATCGGTTATGGCGAGAAATTATATGATACGCTGAAATCATATAAACCATTGAAAGAAGATTTTGTACAATTTATTGAAATTTTGGCAAGTAACGAACTGGATAATAGCGATGAATTATTAATCGAATTTTTTGAAACTGCTCCGTTTTATGATAGTCCCAGGGAACACGAAGGCAGCTGGAGCCCTGCAAGATTTGACATTTTTAAAGTAATTTTTCATGAACTTTTCCTGTATGCAATAGCTGCAGCCTTAAAAAATAAAAACTACAAACTCGTTGCAGATCTGCTACATACTAAATATTACAAAAAAGAAAAATATGCCAGGAAGACAGAAGCTTCTAAGTTTACTTTTATCGGAGGCTACCATGAATATCTGGAACAATATTTTTCTAGGGAACACAAGAAGATTACAGGTTTTGGAGAGTATATTATTATGAATTTGTGTGAAAATTTTAAAAAGACCGACCTTATATTAGCTGATATGGTATGTTATTTCGTTAGCTATCTGAAGATAGTTGATTACGAAACGTGGTTTCCTTATACTTATATTTATGGAGAATCACAGCCTATCAATTTTTTCGCAAAAATGACATCTAAAAAGCATTTTGATAATGTAAAGGAAATATTCGACATAAAAGGAGCGATTGAGCTTAAAAATATACTGACAACTTACAAAAGTGAAAATAATGACCATATTCGTTATGGAGGGAACGGGTATTCGAAAGTGCCTTCCATTCATGAGCTTGTAAACCCGGATACAATTGCAAGTGAAAGGTAA
- a CDS encoding single-stranded DNA-binding protein, which produces MNIIGRLTKNAEVSKTPNGKEVVNFSIAVNDSYKNKAGQRIEQTEFVDCSYWLTPKAVTFLVKGLLVELSGRISARAWLSSDGTAKAGLNFHTSAIKPLGKPAKQENGQSTQTSAEKQNANTAIVAGSDDDDLPF; this is translated from the coding sequence ATGAACATCATCGGAAGGCTGACCAAAAATGCAGAAGTCAGCAAAACACCAAACGGAAAAGAAGTTGTCAACTTCTCCATCGCAGTGAATGACAGCTACAAAAACAAAGCAGGACAGCGCATTGAACAGACCGAATTTGTGGACTGCTCCTATTGGCTTACTCCTAAAGCCGTGACATTCCTTGTCAAAGGGCTATTGGTTGAACTATCGGGCAGAATCAGCGCAAGGGCATGGCTTTCAAGTGACGGAACAGCAAAAGCAGGGCTCAATTTCCATACCTCAGCTATCAAGCCTTTAGGGAAACCCGCCAAGCAGGAAAATGGACAAAGCACACAAACCAGTGCAGAAAAACAGAACGCAAACACTGCAATAGTGGCAGGTTCGGATGATGACGATTTACCTTTCTAA
- a CDS encoding PRTRC system protein B — protein MEDITNSFGTYFYPSSALVFYQSNGGLNDTYVEHFDMDSDGAPVNPHPLTIGEAKRLATALKIDEDSLNQLKSNGILPNNLLSFDAKSATIIWYSKAQKRELLFSEGLGIKSGTAQTPPLVWMADRESLHIYALTINRKPTANTALHYAPFFNVYESGEVCMGTVDIKATETGSIKELMTLWENYFFNSYFSHMMADHNPVDGNCVLLWESLIGTDTMFPTDRLIKSNQKLKDILR, from the coding sequence ATGGAAGATATTACAAACAGCTTTGGAACCTATTTTTACCCCTCAAGCGCATTGGTCTTTTATCAGAGCAATGGTGGCTTAAATGATACTTATGTCGAACACTTTGATATGGACAGTGATGGAGCGCCCGTTAATCCCCACCCCCTTACGATAGGTGAAGCAAAAAGATTGGCGACAGCGCTAAAAATTGATGAAGACAGTCTCAATCAGTTAAAATCAAATGGCATTTTACCCAATAACCTATTGTCATTTGACGCAAAATCAGCAACCATAATCTGGTATAGCAAAGCTCAAAAAAGAGAACTTTTATTTTCTGAGGGACTTGGAATAAAGTCAGGAACGGCACAAACCCCGCCTTTGGTTTGGATGGCAGACCGAGAATCACTCCATATTTATGCATTAACCATCAATAGAAAACCAACAGCAAACACCGCCCTGCATTATGCTCCTTTTTTCAATGTATATGAAAGTGGTGAAGTCTGTATGGGAACGGTGGACATAAAAGCAACCGAAACAGGTTCTATAAAAGAGCTGATGACCTTGTGGGAAAACTATTTTTTTAATAGCTATTTCTCCCACATGATGGCTGACCATAATCCAGTTGACGGAAACTGTGTACTGCTATGGGAAAGCCTAATCGGAACTGATACCATGTTCCCAACTGATAGACTTATCAAAAGCAATCAAAAACTTAAAGATATATTACGATGA
- a CDS encoding PRTRC system ThiF family protein, with amino-acid sequence MRTPKTNVHFLDNYLLSPTNPIRVNVIGAGGTGSKFMTALMEINHSLLELNHPGLEVYLWDDDMITSANVGRQRYAESEKGLFKSQAIINRLNRWSGTNWKAITEKFQRGEEGEIPLHAGASIYVSCVDTVGSRFTIAEILQELNDKYPNHRDKGRYWLDLGNTKYTGQAILSTIGKIEQPTSKKFKTFDSLPSIIAEYGDAMLSSEKEDNTPSCSLAEALLKQDLFINSTIAQMGASLLWNMFKTGMTENRGFFLNLKNFRTQPICVGS; translated from the coding sequence ATGAGAACGCCAAAAACCAATGTCCATTTTTTGGACAATTACCTGCTAAGTCCAACAAACCCCATCCGTGTCAACGTAATCGGTGCAGGTGGAACAGGTTCAAAATTTATGACTGCGCTGATGGAAATCAACCACAGTTTATTGGAACTTAACCACCCAGGATTGGAGGTATATCTTTGGGATGACGATATGATAACCTCCGCAAACGTAGGTCGCCAAAGATATGCAGAATCAGAAAAGGGACTTTTCAAATCTCAGGCAATTATCAATAGGCTGAACCGTTGGTCGGGTACAAACTGGAAAGCCATAACAGAAAAATTCCAACGGGGTGAAGAAGGAGAAATACCCCTCCATGCAGGTGCATCTATTTATGTATCCTGTGTTGATACCGTGGGTTCAAGATTTACGATTGCAGAAATATTACAGGAACTTAATGACAAATACCCCAATCACAGGGACAAGGGAAGATATTGGCTAGACCTCGGAAATACCAAATACACAGGTCAGGCAATACTGTCAACCATCGGAAAAATAGAGCAGCCCACATCAAAGAAGTTTAAAACCTTTGATTCGCTTCCCTCCATTATTGCGGAATACGGTGATGCAATGCTCAGTTCTGAAAAAGAGGATAACACACCAAGTTGCTCGCTGGCTGAAGCCCTTTTAAAACAAGACCTTTTTATCAACAGTACCATTGCACAAATGGGAGCTTCCCTCCTTTGGAATATGTTTAAAACGGGAATGACAGAAAATAGAGGCTTCTTTTTAAATCTAAAGAATTTCAGAACACAACCTATTTGCGTTGGCAGTTGA
- a CDS encoding DUF932 domain-containing protein has protein sequence MAHNLNYNNRTGRYSFFSVKEKAWHGLGQIVQDYPTSAEAIRHAGLDYEVEKSPLFTKGSGIVQIADGIVIQDTEIEVPNYFANIRTDNNTVLGVVGKDYHIVQNKDAFTFFDAIVGGESGILYETAGALGQGERIFITAKLPNYIRIGNSDDVIEKYIFLTTSHDGSGSITAAFTPIRIVCQNTLNASLRNMSNVVRIKHTAGAKQRLNDAHKVMGLANTLTMQMDGIFNSWAKVKVKDSEIRKLIQLALCPNKETFDLLKKGADDELSTMFKNTVDDAFAYAMINDTQLMETTKGTLFGTYNAVTGYFQNVRNYKNPEAKLQSIVLGGTAQLKTQKAFELCTSFEKIGADVFELN, from the coding sequence ATGGCACATAATCTAAATTACAACAACAGAACAGGCAGATATTCATTTTTCTCAGTAAAGGAAAAGGCTTGGCACGGACTAGGACAGATTGTGCAGGACTACCCTACAAGTGCCGAAGCAATTCGGCACGCAGGTCTGGACTACGAAGTAGAAAAAAGCCCACTATTTACAAAAGGTTCGGGCATCGTTCAGATTGCAGACGGTATTGTCATTCAGGACACGGAAATCGAGGTTCCCAATTATTTCGCCAACATCCGCACGGACAACAATACCGTACTCGGTGTAGTGGGCAAAGACTACCATATCGTACAGAATAAAGATGCCTTTACCTTTTTTGACGCTATCGTAGGCGGGGAAAGTGGCATCCTCTACGAAACCGCAGGGGCATTGGGGCAGGGAGAACGCATATTTATAACTGCAAAACTCCCTAACTACATCCGTATCGGCAATTCCGATGATGTGATTGAAAAATATATCTTCCTGACGACCTCCCATGACGGGAGCGGAAGCATCACGGCAGCCTTCACCCCTATCAGAATCGTCTGTCAGAACACCCTGAACGCTTCACTACGCAACATGAGCAACGTAGTACGCATCAAGCACACCGCAGGAGCCAAACAGCGCCTGAACGATGCCCACAAAGTAATGGGGTTGGCAAACACCCTGACCATGCAGATGGATGGCATTTTCAACAGTTGGGCAAAGGTCAAAGTAAAGGACAGCGAAATCCGCAAGCTGATTCAGCTCGCCCTATGTCCGAACAAGGAAACATTTGACCTGCTGAAAAAAGGGGCGGATGATGAATTGTCAACGATGTTCAAAAACACGGTAGATGATGCATTCGCATACGCCATGATTAACGATACCCAATTGATGGAAACCACAAAAGGGACATTGTTTGGCACTTATAATGCCGTGACGGGCTACTTTCAGAACGTCCGAAACTACAAAAACCCTGAAGCAAAACTACAGAGCATCGTTCTGGGCGGTACTGCACAGCTCAAAACGCAAAAGGCATTTGAACTATGCACCTCATTTGAGAAAATTGGTGCAGATGTGTTTGAACTGAATTAA
- a CDS encoding GH-E family nuclease, whose protein sequence is MAKKYVPEGAFLACDKGTSPSTLRVSFNKNTTIYAVPMATEADKLPFFHLKPMGLCTCPAKWATGVTCLPTTLQWDNPKDGVKINGNRMLLEDSTCNCIFGGKISIFFDRASAVAYGIGEGKMPSDYIKEGFDWLEQKTKENRAERDKMIPDWMKPIAGAKDWFDDLGTGLVEGAVNGVVGLGEVIYQVGQDPVGTAEALGGMVKEGYEATTKGLNEAYKWSTTPGNLEKAANSTWDWASKEENWDKLGNDIVKGAQDTGEWIAKNPRKIGTTVGEFIPDAVAAVYTAGGSVAVTAGKTALKEGAEVVVEKTVKEVAEAGAEKAGKEALEAGTKRGIAETLEQLAKKESDDIAAVVTKDIDELAAEAIKKGGKRPKLPEYPVKNADGTLTDYGKWYYERPSGFRKGVRKKAYDGAKEDGIVKDPLTKEEIPFDSEWDMGHKPKHEFRKHQKDAAEREISRKKFIDEHNNPDHYRPETQNTNRSHKLEDHTDDFE, encoded by the coding sequence ATGGCAAAAAAGTATGTGCCAGAGGGTGCTTTTCTCGCCTGCGATAAAGGAACGAGCCCATCGACATTACGGGTTAGCTTTAACAAAAATACGACAATATATGCGGTGCCAATGGCAACCGAAGCAGATAAGTTACCTTTCTTTCACCTTAAACCAATGGGACTCTGTACCTGTCCTGCAAAATGGGCTACGGGGGTAACCTGTTTACCTACTACCTTGCAATGGGATAATCCGAAGGATGGTGTAAAAATTAATGGAAACAGGATGCTTCTAGAAGATTCTACCTGCAATTGTATTTTTGGAGGTAAGATCAGTATATTTTTTGATAGGGCTTCCGCCGTTGCTTATGGTATAGGAGAAGGGAAGATGCCCAGCGATTACATCAAAGAAGGATTTGACTGGCTTGAACAAAAAACAAAAGAAAATCGAGCTGAAAGGGATAAGATGATTCCTGACTGGATGAAACCTATTGCAGGCGCTAAGGATTGGTTTGATGATCTTGGAACGGGATTAGTTGAAGGGGCGGTGAATGGAGTAGTCGGGCTTGGGGAAGTTATCTATCAGGTTGGGCAAGACCCGGTAGGTACTGCCGAAGCTTTAGGAGGAATGGTGAAAGAGGGGTATGAGGCGACCACTAAAGGACTTAATGAGGCATACAAATGGAGTACGACACCAGGGAATCTAGAAAAAGCAGCAAATTCAACATGGGATTGGGCTTCCAAGGAAGAGAATTGGGACAAGCTTGGAAATGATATTGTCAAGGGAGCTCAGGATACGGGCGAATGGATCGCTAAAAATCCTCGGAAGATCGGTACTACAGTTGGAGAATTTATACCAGATGCTGTCGCAGCTGTGTACACTGCTGGTGGCTCAGTGGCAGTTACCGCAGGTAAGACAGCTTTAAAAGAGGGTGCAGAAGTCGTTGTCGAAAAGACTGTAAAGGAAGTTGCCGAGGCTGGAGCTGAAAAAGCGGGTAAAGAAGCATTGGAAGCAGGAACTAAAAGAGGAATCGCAGAGACATTGGAGCAGTTAGCTAAAAAAGAGAGTGATGATATAGCTGCTGTTGTAACGAAGGATATTGATGAATTGGCTGCTGAGGCAATAAAGAAAGGCGGGAAAAGACCCAAGCTACCAGAGTATCCTGTTAAAAATGCTGATGGTACCTTGACAGATTATGGAAAATGGTATTACGAGCGGCCATCAGGATTTAGAAAAGGTGTAAGGAAGAAAGCTTATGATGGTGCGAAGGAGGATGGAATTGTAAAAGATCCTTTGACGAAGGAAGAAATACCATTTGATAGCGAATGGGATATGGGTCATAAACCTAAACACGAATTTAGAAAACATCAAAAAGATGCAGCAGAAAGAGAAATTTCACGTAAAAAATTTATTGATGAACATAATAATCCAGATCATTATCGTCCTGAGACGCAGAACACAAATAGATCACATAAACTAGAGGATCATACCGACGATTTCGAATAA
- a CDS encoding suppressor of fused domain protein, with amino-acid sequence MKPTERQKELYKKLSPIIGTEPKVIKYGDDTGEHAIFIMECPDPLDKNVIFYATIGLSDYSVADKKYELMISGYSAQDKVGNILSTSAFFCIKDQWKVSEGVVFEKLVEMYYPASEMKHIYFTTPYLWEDKLEDFMVQNEEVHFLLAIPISEPEFELFKQKGSDALETLLEENEIDISDINRKSIL; translated from the coding sequence ATGAAACCAACAGAAAGACAAAAGGAATTATACAAAAAGCTTTCCCCAATAATAGGTACAGAACCAAAAGTCATTAAATATGGAGATGATACAGGTGAACATGCCATTTTCATTATGGAGTGTCCCGATCCTTTAGATAAAAATGTTATTTTTTATGCTACAATTGGATTGTCTGACTATTCTGTAGCAGATAAAAAGTACGAATTAATGATTTCGGGATATTCGGCGCAAGATAAAGTGGGGAATATTTTGAGCACAAGTGCTTTTTTTTGCATTAAAGATCAATGGAAGGTTTCTGAAGGGGTGGTTTTTGAAAAACTCGTTGAAATGTATTACCCCGCTTCTGAAATGAAACATATTTATTTTACTACACCGTATTTGTGGGAGGATAAACTTGAAGATTTTATGGTACAAAATGAAGAAGTCCATTTTCTTCTTGCTATACCGATATCAGAACCTGAGTTTGAATTATTTAAGCAAAAAGGTTCTGATGCTTTAGAAACATTGTTAGAAGAAAATGAAATTGATATTTCTGACATTAACAGAAAATCGATTTTATAA
- a CDS encoding PRTRC system protein C, which yields MLVATELPRVFVLKEKEQEIRLDDPEPKWSVQAVLNFYSNNYPALTTAKISRPTIADDTILYRFETVIGTKG from the coding sequence ATGTTAGTAGCAACAGAACTTCCAAGAGTATTCGTACTCAAAGAGAAAGAACAGGAAATCAGGCTTGACGACCCTGAGCCAAAATGGAGCGTACAGGCAGTCCTGAATTTTTATTCAAATAACTATCCTGCACTCACCACAGCGAAAATTTCACGTCCAACGATTGCGGATGATACGATTCTCTATCGTTTTGAGACCGTCATCGGAACGAAAGGTTAA